The Mucilaginibacter terrenus genome has a segment encoding these proteins:
- the hscA gene encoding Fe-S protein assembly chaperone HscA, with product MAKISINLATGSLQKEDIIVGIDLGTTNSLVAFIDPDKQVKVINDTGKGVLVPSVVHFGSSGDITVGNEAKEFLVTDPQNTIFSVKRLLGRSYADVKDYQSFFSYKVIDDDSESLVKIKVGDRFYTPIELSGLILKELKERAEHALKTPVNRAVITVPAYFNDSQRQATRDAGKLAGLDVLRIVNEPTAASLAYGIGLDPEETRTVAVYDLGGGTFDVSILQIQNGIFEVLSTNGDTFLGGDDFDRAIADYWIAQNNIDKNELANNRELTQQLRLKAEEAKKSFTHQSIFNEQLGDIWLTIDRNTFEQLILPKVQQTITSCQNALKDAKLTVGDIDEVIMVGGSTRTALVKKMVAEFFGRPVHDDVNPDEVVALGAAIQADVLAGNRSDILLLDVTPLSLGIETMGGLMDTIIPRNSKIPTKAGRQYTTSKDGQVNMKIAVYQGERDLIKENRKLAEFELKGIPAMPAGFPKVDINFILNADGILKVQAIELRSGVKQEVEVRPAYGISDDLVEKMLMDSITNAQDDVAQRMLIEARTEGEQMIYTVERFIEKHGTHLSAEEMSHTHEHLIALKVALAAGEKDLIHSKIDEVNEYTRPFAERLMDEAISVAMKGKSVEDGPE from the coding sequence ATGGCTAAGATCTCGATAAACCTGGCAACAGGTTCGCTGCAGAAAGAAGATATAATTGTGGGCATTGATTTAGGCACCACCAATTCGCTGGTGGCGTTTATTGATCCGGATAAACAGGTGAAGGTTATTAACGATACTGGCAAAGGTGTTTTAGTACCTTCTGTAGTTCACTTCGGTAGCTCAGGCGACATCACTGTTGGTAACGAAGCCAAAGAGTTTTTGGTAACCGATCCACAGAATACCATTTTTTCAGTAAAACGATTATTGGGCCGGTCGTACGCCGACGTTAAGGATTATCAGAGCTTTTTTTCGTACAAAGTTATTGATGATGACAGCGAAAGCCTTGTTAAGATAAAAGTTGGAGACAGGTTCTACACCCCTATTGAACTGTCGGGACTAATATTGAAAGAACTTAAAGAGCGCGCAGAGCACGCGCTTAAAACACCTGTTAACCGCGCTGTTATTACTGTACCTGCGTACTTTAACGATTCGCAACGGCAGGCTACGCGCGATGCGGGTAAACTGGCGGGACTGGATGTATTGCGTATTGTGAACGAGCCTACAGCAGCCAGCCTTGCTTATGGTATTGGGCTTGATCCGGAAGAGACCCGTACGGTAGCCGTTTACGATTTAGGCGGCGGTACTTTTGATGTTTCTATTTTACAGATACAGAACGGCATCTTTGAAGTACTTTCTACCAATGGCGACACTTTCCTTGGCGGTGATGATTTCGACCGCGCTATTGCCGATTACTGGATAGCACAAAACAACATTGACAAAAACGAGCTGGCCAACAACCGGGAACTTACTCAGCAATTGCGGTTAAAAGCAGAAGAAGCAAAAAAATCATTTACGCATCAGAGTATATTTAACGAGCAACTAGGCGATATATGGCTGACCATTGATCGCAACACTTTTGAGCAGCTGATATTACCGAAAGTGCAGCAGACAATTACCAGCTGCCAAAACGCGTTAAAGGATGCTAAACTTACCGTAGGCGATATTGATGAGGTAATTATGGTAGGCGGCAGTACCCGCACTGCACTGGTTAAAAAAATGGTTGCTGAGTTTTTTGGCAGACCTGTACATGATGATGTAAACCCCGACGAGGTGGTTGCATTGGGTGCTGCCATACAGGCCGATGTATTGGCCGGTAACCGCAGCGATATACTTTTGCTGGACGTTACACCGCTTTCACTCGGGATAGAAACGATGGGTGGATTGATGGACACTATTATCCCCCGCAACTCTAAGATACCGACAAAAGCCGGCAGGCAATACACCACCAGTAAAGATGGCCAGGTGAACATGAAAATTGCCGTTTATCAGGGCGAGCGCGACCTGATTAAAGAAAACCGTAAGCTGGCAGAATTTGAATTAAAAGGAATTCCGGCGATGCCTGCAGGTTTCCCTAAAGTGGATATTAACTTTATTTTGAATGCTGACGGCATATTAAAAGTGCAGGCTATAGAGCTGCGCTCTGGCGTTAAGCAGGAAGTAGAAGTACGGCCGGCTTATGGGATTAGCGACGATTTGGTTGAAAAAATGCTGATGGACAGCATTACCAACGCCCAGGATGATGTTGCGCAACGTATGCTGATAGAGGCGCGTACAGAGGGCGAACAGATGATATATACTGTTGAGCGGTTTATTGAAAAACATGGTACGCACCTGTCCGCTGAGGAGATGAGCCACACCCACGAACACCTTATTGCTTTGAAAGTTGCACTTGCTGCAGGCGAAAAGGACTTGATACACAGCAAAATTGACGAGGTGAACGAATACACCCGTCCTTTTGCCGAGCGGTTAATGGACGAGGCAATATCTGTAGCAATGAAGGGTAAGAGTGTAGAGGACGGGCCTGAGTAG
- a CDS encoding MBL fold metallo-hydrolase, which produces MKLTIHGAARQVTGSMHLLQIGQYKILIDCGLDYERDHNIQLNENFDFRPEEIDVVVLTHAHIDHSGNLPTLVRMGFNGQILCTPPTADLTELLLMDSVSIFMEKANKGKHQRRKHKHHSGGPQPLYLQKHVMDTVERFVTIGYNKPFRINGDVELTFIPAGHLLGAAAAVFKVTENGEERSIAFTGDIGRKNYPVLNDPEPLPPVDYLVSESTYGGRMHTKGKSVEETLVETIDKVCVKEQGRLIIPAFSIGRTQSLVFALNKIFSSGKLPPVKVFVDSPMAGMATQLYRKHHNYVNPEAQEFYKNQGDEFEFDNLTYVETLKDSRQVSNYYEPCIIISSAGMLEGGRIQDHLFYNIQNYYCTILFIGYCAKGTLGYRLLRGDSIVHIKDRDLSVYATIKQTDVLSAHGDHEDLLNNIKSQDAKSLKGVFLVHGEVGSMQELADELEADGYKVTIPEKGVTYELV; this is translated from the coding sequence ATGAAACTAACCATACACGGGGCTGCCCGTCAGGTAACCGGTAGCATGCACTTGCTGCAGATTGGCCAATATAAAATACTGATAGATTGCGGGCTTGATTACGAGCGTGATCATAATATTCAGTTGAACGAGAACTTTGATTTCCGCCCTGAAGAAATAGATGTGGTGGTGCTTACGCACGCGCATATTGATCACTCCGGCAATCTGCCTACGCTGGTGCGCATGGGCTTCAACGGACAAATACTTTGTACACCACCCACTGCCGATCTTACAGAATTACTGCTGATGGATTCGGTAAGCATCTTTATGGAGAAGGCAAATAAAGGTAAGCACCAACGCCGTAAACACAAACACCACAGCGGCGGTCCACAACCGTTATACCTGCAAAAGCATGTGATGGATACCGTAGAGCGGTTTGTTACTATAGGTTATAATAAACCTTTTCGCATTAACGGCGATGTAGAGTTAACTTTTATTCCGGCCGGCCATTTACTTGGTGCTGCAGCAGCAGTGTTTAAAGTGACAGAGAATGGAGAAGAACGCTCAATAGCTTTCACAGGGGACATTGGCCGCAAGAACTATCCGGTACTGAACGACCCGGAACCTCTACCACCTGTTGACTACCTGGTGAGTGAATCTACCTACGGCGGGCGCATGCATACCAAAGGCAAGTCAGTTGAAGAGACACTTGTGGAAACGATTGACAAAGTATGCGTAAAAGAACAAGGCAGGCTTATTATACCTGCGTTCAGTATTGGCCGTACACAGTCGCTGGTATTTGCTTTAAATAAGATCTTCAGCAGTGGCAAACTACCACCGGTGAAGGTGTTTGTAGATAGCCCCATGGCAGGGATGGCTACGCAACTGTACCGTAAGCACCACAACTACGTTAACCCAGAAGCGCAAGAGTTCTACAAAAACCAGGGTGACGAGTTTGAATTTGACAACCTGACTTACGTAGAGACTTTAAAAGACAGCAGGCAAGTATCTAATTATTACGAGCCTTGCATTATCATATCTTCAGCAGGGATGCTGGAGGGCGGCCGTATACAGGATCACTTGTTTTATAATATCCAGAACTACTACTGCACTATCCTGTTCATAGGATACTGTGCAAAAGGCACATTAGGATATCGCTTACTAAGGGGGGATTCCATCGTTCACATAAAAGACCGTGACCTTTCCGTGTACGCCACCATAAAGCAAACCGATGTACTAAGCGCGCACGGTGATCATGAGGATTTACTGAACAACATTAAGTCACAGGATGCGAAATCTTTGAAGGGTGTCTTCCTGGTTCACGGAGAAGTTGGCAGCATGCAAGAGCTGGCTGATGAGTTAGAAGCAGATGGTTACAAAGTAACCATACCAGAAAAAGGCGTTACTTATGAATTAGTTTAA